A region from the Hyalangium minutum genome encodes:
- a CDS encoding DUF1499 domain-containing protein, with protein sequence MSLLTALTRNVAETSPNAEDPRLRTRLYSLSRETVWNSVQQVAALQPGWTVTKRDPVEGTLEAEARTRLLKLVEDVTIRVRPASGQRVSVDVLSRSRVGKGDFGTNARRIHRYLEALDGTLAPSRT encoded by the coding sequence ATGAGCCTGCTGACTGCCCTCACCCGGAACGTCGCCGAGACCTCGCCCAACGCCGAGGACCCTCGCCTGCGCACCCGCCTCTACTCCCTGTCCCGAGAGACGGTGTGGAACAGCGTCCAGCAGGTCGCTGCGCTGCAGCCGGGTTGGACGGTCACCAAGCGGGATCCGGTCGAGGGAACGCTCGAGGCCGAGGCGCGCACCCGACTCCTCAAGCTCGTGGAAGACGTCACCATCCGCGTGCGGCCGGCCAGCGGCCAGCGCGTCTCCGTAGACGTCCTCTCCCGCTCCCGCGTCGGTAAAGGGGACTTTGGCACCAACGCCCGGAGAATCCACCGGTACCTCGAAGCCTTGGACGGCACCCTGGCCCCCTCGAGGACCTGA
- a CDS encoding metallophosphoesterase family protein, with protein MRFVHCSDVHITADYFAQSFFKLGWRRWVALAELTIGGRARAYRKAPETLAAIAREAQGHQADHFILSGDLTAYALPSEFERARAALGPLVEDRSRCTIIPGNHDVYTPGSHRKGRFERYFGHLLESDLPEHRREGAFPFVRLVGEEAAVVGLLSARVPPVPGVSSGLIGPTQLEGLEAIVKDPRLAHRAVLVVVHHAPLTHHGRPDSWLHGLRDADALCQLLPGPRYAVLHGHVHHRYHHVATADRPHIFGAGSSTLAGREGYWVIEVSGGKVTGGEMHVPQVSG; from the coding sequence ATGCGCTTCGTCCACTGCTCCGACGTCCACATCACCGCTGACTACTTCGCACAGTCGTTCTTCAAGCTGGGCTGGCGCCGCTGGGTGGCCCTGGCTGAGCTGACGATCGGAGGGCGGGCTCGCGCGTATCGCAAGGCCCCGGAGACGCTCGCCGCCATCGCCCGCGAGGCCCAGGGGCATCAGGCCGACCACTTCATCCTCTCGGGAGACCTCACCGCCTACGCGCTGCCCTCCGAGTTCGAGCGCGCCCGCGCCGCGCTCGGTCCGCTGGTGGAGGACCGGAGCCGGTGCACCATCATCCCAGGCAACCACGACGTCTACACCCCGGGCAGCCACCGCAAAGGGCGCTTCGAGCGCTACTTCGGCCACCTCCTGGAGAGCGACCTGCCCGAGCACCGCCGGGAGGGCGCGTTTCCGTTCGTCCGGCTGGTGGGCGAGGAAGCTGCTGTCGTAGGGCTCCTCTCGGCTCGCGTCCCCCCTGTCCCCGGCGTCTCCAGTGGCCTCATTGGTCCCACGCAGTTGGAGGGGCTCGAGGCGATCGTGAAGGATCCACGGCTGGCGCACCGCGCCGTGCTCGTGGTGGTCCACCATGCGCCGTTGACGCACCATGGCCGCCCGGACTCGTGGCTCCATGGGCTGCGGGACGCGGACGCGCTCTGCCAGCTGCTGCCGGGGCCTCGGTACGCGGTGCTGCACGGCCACGTTCACCACCGCTACCACCACGTCGCGACCGCCGATCGCCCCCACATCTTCGGAGCGGGCTCCTCCACCCTGGCGGGTCGGGAGGGGTACTGGGTCATTGAGGTCTCAGGGGGAAAGGTGACCGGCGGCGAGATGCATGTCCCCCAGGTGTCCGGGTGA
- the gluQRS gene encoding tRNA glutamyl-Q(34) synthetase GluQRS: MTFRGRFAPSPTGRLHLGNARSALLGWLQARAAGGQFLLRVEDLDRARCRPQFLDDLMRDLEWLGLTWDEPPLFQSARDDVYRDALERLARLDRVYPCFCTRAEIARAASAPHGLSDEGPRYPGTCAHLSAAEITERSLTRTPAYRFRSLPGEVRFVDGLQGPSSQDVAAVVGDFVVRRNDGVASYQLAVVVDDAASGITHVLRGDDLLSSTPRQLQLYAALELPAPEFFHVPLVLGEDGKRLAKREGAFALAELRERGLPAERVLGLLAAWSGLGDGSPVALEELVRRFRPEVLPRAPVVAREQTLVTALGLG, translated from the coding sequence ATGACCTTCCGCGGACGCTTCGCGCCCAGTCCCACGGGGCGCCTCCACCTCGGAAATGCCCGGAGCGCGTTGCTCGGCTGGCTCCAGGCCCGTGCCGCGGGAGGCCAGTTCCTCCTGCGCGTGGAGGACCTCGACCGTGCGCGCTGCCGTCCCCAGTTCCTGGACGACCTGATGCGCGACCTGGAGTGGCTGGGCCTCACCTGGGACGAGCCTCCGCTCTTCCAGAGCGCACGGGACGACGTGTACCGGGACGCACTGGAGCGGCTGGCACGGCTGGACCGTGTGTACCCCTGCTTCTGCACGCGCGCCGAGATCGCCCGTGCGGCCAGCGCTCCCCATGGCTTGAGCGACGAGGGCCCCCGCTACCCGGGAACCTGCGCCCACCTCTCCGCCGCCGAGATTACCGAGCGCTCCCTGACGCGCACGCCCGCGTACCGCTTCCGCTCCCTGCCCGGCGAGGTGCGCTTCGTGGACGGACTGCAAGGTCCCTCCTCGCAGGACGTGGCGGCGGTGGTGGGGGACTTCGTGGTGCGCCGCAATGACGGTGTGGCCAGCTACCAGCTCGCGGTGGTGGTGGACGATGCCGCCTCGGGCATCACCCACGTGCTGCGAGGGGATGATCTGCTCAGCTCCACCCCTCGGCAGCTCCAGCTCTACGCGGCGCTCGAGCTGCCCGCGCCCGAGTTCTTCCACGTCCCACTGGTGCTGGGCGAGGACGGCAAGCGGCTTGCCAAGCGCGAGGGTGCGTTCGCACTGGCCGAGCTCCGCGAGCGGGGACTACCAGCCGAGCGCGTCCTCGGACTGCTCGCCGCGTGGAGCGGGCTGGGAGACGGGAGCCCCGTGGCGCTGGAAGAGCTGGTCCGGCGCTTCCGGCCCGAGGTGCTGCCTCGCGCTCCCGTCGTGGCGCGGGAGCAGACGCTCGTCACTGCGCTGGGGCTGGGCTGA
- the rlmN gene encoding 23S rRNA (adenine(2503)-C(2))-methyltransferase RlmN, whose translation MQPASSPPSPVNLYDLPRTALGELLAGWGYSAFHRDALWEALYRQQVDSIDALEGLLRPDLVKRLREHSFLRRPAVHHESFSSDGYTHKLLLRQHDGQTIETVLMRFKGRATVCVSTQAGCAMGCVFCATGQMGLARHLSPGEIVTQVLHVTGILRQSGESLRNIVLMGMGEPLHNYDATMEAVDILVDQLGLAIGPRFITLSTVGVVPGIRRLADEDRPVQLAVSLHGATDAERAALVPVGKRWPLDELMEACRYYSEKRKRRIFFEWTLIAGKNDTAEQGHALGRLLQGMDAHVNVIPLNPTVGYGGTPSSPESVRTFQDVLASYGLPSTVRQRRGIDIDAGCGQLKAAVERQRRSLPATPREAS comes from the coding sequence ATGCAGCCCGCCTCTTCCCCCCCCTCTCCGGTCAACCTGTATGACCTGCCGCGCACCGCCCTGGGCGAGCTGCTCGCGGGCTGGGGCTACAGCGCCTTCCACCGGGACGCACTTTGGGAGGCGCTCTACCGCCAGCAGGTGGACTCGATCGACGCGCTGGAGGGGCTGCTGCGGCCGGACCTGGTGAAGCGGCTGCGCGAGCACTCCTTCCTCCGCCGTCCCGCCGTGCATCACGAGTCGTTCAGCAGCGACGGCTACACGCACAAGCTGCTCCTGCGCCAGCATGACGGCCAGACGATCGAGACGGTGCTGATGCGGTTCAAGGGCCGCGCTACCGTCTGCGTCAGCACCCAGGCTGGCTGCGCCATGGGCTGCGTCTTCTGCGCCACCGGACAGATGGGGCTGGCGCGCCACCTGAGCCCGGGGGAGATCGTCACCCAGGTGCTCCACGTCACGGGCATCCTGCGCCAGTCGGGCGAGTCCCTGCGCAACATCGTCCTCATGGGCATGGGCGAACCCCTGCACAACTACGACGCCACGATGGAGGCAGTGGACATCCTCGTGGATCAGCTGGGCTTGGCCATTGGCCCGCGCTTCATCACGCTGAGCACGGTGGGCGTGGTGCCCGGCATCCGCCGGCTGGCCGACGAGGACCGCCCGGTGCAGCTCGCCGTCAGCCTGCACGGCGCCACGGATGCGGAGCGCGCCGCGCTGGTGCCGGTGGGCAAGCGCTGGCCGCTCGATGAGCTGATGGAGGCGTGCCGCTACTACAGCGAGAAGCGCAAGCGCCGCATCTTCTTCGAGTGGACCCTCATCGCCGGCAAGAACGACACGGCGGAGCAGGGCCACGCGCTCGGCCGGCTGCTGCAGGGCATGGATGCACACGTGAACGTCATTCCGCTCAACCCCACCGTGGGCTACGGCGGCACGCCCAGCTCGCCCGAGTCCGTGCGCACCTTCCAGGACGTGCTGGCCTCCTACGGATTGCCGAGCACTGTGCGCCAGCGCCGTGGCATCGACATCGACGCGGGTTGTGGCCAGCTCAAGGCTGCGGTGGAGCGCCAGCGCCGTTCACTTCCGGCAACTCCCCGAGAGGCCTCTTGA
- a CDS encoding aldo/keto reductase, translating to MPAASPLPAAAAGTFRLGDMTVNRMGFGAMRITGQGVWGEPKDVEGCKRLLRRVVELGINLIDTAASYGPDVSERLIGETLHPYANGLVIATKGGLTRSGPGGWHAHCSPEELTRDLEGSLRKLRVERIDLYQLHTVDPKVPFEDSVGTLARLREQGKIRHVGLSNVSVEQLRKARKIVPIVSVQNRYNLSDRYSEDVLIECEKEGIGFLPWYPLAASSLATEASPLAQAAKRHNVTPGQLALAWLLHRSPVMLPIPGTSSIAHLEENTAAAAVKLSPDEVRQLGGR from the coding sequence ATGCCTGCAGCCTCGCCTCTCCCCGCCGCCGCCGCCGGTACGTTCCGGCTCGGTGACATGACCGTCAACCGCATGGGCTTCGGCGCCATGCGCATCACTGGCCAGGGCGTCTGGGGCGAGCCCAAGGACGTCGAAGGCTGCAAGCGCCTCCTGCGCCGCGTGGTGGAACTGGGCATCAACCTCATCGACACCGCCGCCTCATACGGGCCGGACGTGTCCGAGCGCCTCATTGGCGAGACGCTCCACCCGTACGCCAACGGCCTCGTCATCGCCACCAAGGGCGGCCTCACCCGCAGCGGCCCGGGCGGCTGGCACGCCCACTGCTCTCCCGAGGAGCTCACGAGAGACCTCGAAGGCAGCCTGCGCAAGCTGCGCGTGGAGCGCATTGACTTGTACCAGCTGCACACAGTGGATCCGAAGGTGCCCTTCGAGGACTCCGTGGGCACGCTCGCGCGCCTGCGCGAGCAGGGGAAGATTCGCCACGTGGGCCTGTCCAACGTCTCCGTGGAGCAACTGCGCAAGGCGCGGAAGATCGTTCCCATCGTCTCGGTGCAGAACCGCTACAACCTCTCGGATCGCTACAGCGAGGACGTGCTCATCGAGTGCGAGAAGGAGGGCATCGGCTTCCTGCCATGGTACCCGCTCGCCGCGAGTTCCCTGGCCACCGAGGCCAGCCCGCTCGCGCAGGCCGCGAAGCGGCACAACGTCACTCCGGGGCAGCTCGCACTCGCGTGGCTGCTGCACCGCTCGCCGGTCATGCTGCCCATCCCCGGCACCTCCTCCATCGCCCACCTGGAGGAGAACACCGCGGCCGCGGCCGTGAAGCTCTCGCCCGACGAGGTCCGCCAGTTGGGCGGCCGGTGA
- a CDS encoding protein kinase domain-containing protein gives MEENSPPAPPPPPGKDTPTLTVSGSNAEGTAQDLQVANRERYLLYGVVAEGGQGRIIRAKDLQLERIVALKELRKSGGELETRFVREARITARLQHPAIVPVYEAGRWPSGEPFYAMKLVAGRSLARFIESLHTLAERLAALPHVLTVAEAIAYAHSQRIIHRDLKPANVLVGEFGETVVVDWGLCKELDRIEPSHPESSTGSSLPLGSEYTQEGTVMGTPAYLPPEQAAGKAVDERADVYALGAMLYQVLSGQSPYQGKSVQEVLQKVLKEEPTPLAHLQPQVPEELLTIVSRAMKREPEHRYPSAREFAEDLRRFTSGQLVGSHQYSVWQRMRRFARQYQAPLRVAVVALAALVAGAVFDYQRVRHERDRAEEKQVAAEEAERKATQRADELTIIEARNSLAHSPERVLKLLDSLAPSFAQWGQVRTLAADAVSLGMATQLKGHTQSIRALRFSPDGRWLLTTNDDRTARLWDIQAGTSRVVATHDSQAGIGVFSPDGKYIATSSRYGPIKLREIDTGASRDLTGHTLGVTGLAFLPNGRGLISAALDGQIRWWDVASGVSRLVGSHLGGIRQFHLLPGGEQGVSVGKEDNVAKLWELKEGSSQQLCEGVQRVRAVGVASQVGSLAIGIRQGEIFLWDHVDGRKHTLKTGQDWLHSIALSPDGRWLAYGSRDCNGGGIKLHDLETGASRDIISTRDWDPAQTPLALFSPDGQWLVIGEAQTGSARLLLFELATGTSRLLSKTSEFIFSAAFSPNGEWLAVAERVNVRLYRLKESDPFPRIIVRHDRTSMPTAPKSREFTKNSELNERLLGTVTTLAWTQGGSHLLDTWNNGNKVRLSNVRGDSIVETSAHEGGMTAAYALSDGSRLVTAGVDGTVALWNESGQLLQRFRSSDQPIGVLALSAGGTRIAGGDASGGVWLWDVSSGKSRVLGRHEERVFTLSFSPDGHYLASGSADGELRLWELTNGVGRTVHRHRGELSASAFSPDSHFLAAGGSEGTWLQPLDGKEGELLESLSTGTLLFSADGKQLFTGGPFSVLMRWDVETRKHLGYLTEGFDPIFDMALSPDGQRLATGDVDGSIHLWDLQSGKARVLLGHEGDVTRVAFSPDGRYLVSTGIDGTVRLWKDDLPLGAEEIRAWVHEAAQKWPE, from the coding sequence ATGGAAGAGAACAGTCCGCCCGCTCCACCTCCTCCGCCTGGGAAAGACACTCCAACCCTCACCGTCTCCGGTTCGAACGCTGAGGGGACCGCACAGGACCTGCAGGTTGCGAATCGTGAACGCTATCTGCTGTATGGTGTCGTTGCAGAGGGGGGACAGGGCCGAATCATTCGAGCGAAGGATCTCCAACTTGAGCGAATCGTTGCGCTGAAGGAACTGCGCAAGTCTGGCGGCGAACTTGAGACGCGCTTCGTGCGCGAGGCGCGGATTACGGCCCGTCTGCAGCACCCGGCCATCGTCCCTGTCTATGAAGCTGGGCGCTGGCCGAGCGGCGAGCCCTTTTACGCCATGAAGCTCGTTGCTGGTCGCTCCCTGGCGCGGTTCATCGAATCATTGCACACACTGGCTGAACGTTTGGCCGCCTTGCCACATGTGCTAACGGTGGCCGAGGCTATCGCCTACGCGCACAGCCAGCGGATCATTCACAGAGACCTCAAGCCCGCAAATGTGCTGGTGGGAGAGTTCGGCGAGACGGTCGTTGTGGACTGGGGGCTCTGCAAGGAACTTGATCGGATTGAGCCCAGTCATCCAGAGTCCAGTACAGGTTCCTCTCTGCCGCTTGGATCCGAGTACACCCAGGAAGGCACGGTGATGGGGACGCCGGCCTACCTTCCTCCGGAGCAGGCTGCGGGCAAGGCCGTCGACGAGCGAGCTGATGTCTACGCCTTGGGCGCCATGCTCTATCAGGTGCTTTCTGGCCAGTCACCCTATCAGGGCAAATCCGTTCAGGAGGTGCTCCAGAAAGTGCTGAAGGAGGAGCCGACGCCGCTCGCTCATCTCCAGCCGCAGGTTCCCGAGGAACTGCTCACCATTGTCTCACGCGCCATGAAGCGTGAACCCGAGCATCGCTACCCGAGCGCCCGGGAGTTCGCCGAAGACCTCAGGCGCTTCACGTCTGGACAGTTGGTGGGCTCACACCAGTACTCGGTGTGGCAGCGGATGCGGCGCTTCGCCCGGCAATATCAAGCACCGCTTCGAGTCGCAGTCGTAGCGCTGGCGGCTCTCGTGGCGGGTGCAGTGTTCGACTACCAGCGCGTCCGTCACGAGCGTGACCGGGCAGAAGAGAAGCAGGTGGCTGCTGAGGAGGCTGAGCGTAAAGCCACCCAGCGCGCAGACGAACTCACCATTATCGAGGCACGTAACTCATTGGCGCACTCGCCCGAGCGGGTTCTCAAATTGCTGGACTCGCTGGCGCCCTCTTTTGCTCAGTGGGGGCAGGTCCGCACGTTGGCTGCGGATGCTGTCTCGTTGGGAATGGCTACACAATTGAAAGGTCATACACAATCCATTCGTGCTCTCCGGTTCTCACCAGATGGTCGCTGGCTACTCACAACTAATGATGACCGAACAGCCCGGTTGTGGGACATCCAAGCAGGTACAAGCCGTGTGGTGGCAACCCATGACTCGCAAGCTGGGATCGGCGTCTTTTCGCCGGATGGAAAGTACATAGCCACAAGCAGCAGGTATGGCCCCATCAAACTGAGGGAGATAGACACAGGGGCCTCCCGCGACCTGACGGGCCATACCTTGGGCGTGACAGGCCTAGCGTTTTTGCCCAATGGTCGCGGTCTCATTTCGGCAGCGTTGGATGGGCAGATCCGATGGTGGGACGTAGCGTCGGGGGTGAGCCGACTCGTGGGGTCCCACTTAGGAGGGATTCGTCAGTTCCACCTCCTCCCCGGCGGGGAGCAGGGGGTCTCAGTTGGGAAAGAGGACAATGTCGCTAAACTCTGGGAACTCAAAGAGGGGTCGAGCCAGCAACTCTGTGAGGGGGTTCAACGAGTCCGTGCAGTTGGGGTTGCATCACAAGTGGGGTCCTTGGCTATTGGGATACGTCAGGGGGAGATCTTCCTGTGGGACCATGTGGATGGGCGGAAGCACACGCTAAAAACTGGCCAGGATTGGTTGCACTCCATTGCCCTCTCGCCAGACGGGCGGTGGCTCGCATACGGGAGTCGCGACTGCAATGGCGGAGGTATTAAACTTCATGATCTGGAGACTGGTGCTTCTCGGGACATCATCAGTACAAGGGACTGGGATCCTGCGCAAACTCCACTCGCTTTATTCTCGCCGGATGGTCAGTGGTTGGTAATAGGGGAGGCGCAGACTGGCAGTGCACGGTTGCTGTTGTTTGAACTCGCCACAGGAACATCCCGCCTCCTGTCAAAGACAAGTGAGTTCATTTTTTCAGCGGCGTTCTCTCCCAATGGAGAGTGGCTGGCTGTTGCAGAACGTGTCAACGTCCGTCTTTATCGCTTAAAAGAGAGTGATCCATTTCCCCGCATCATTGTGCGACACGACAGAACCTCCATGCCTACGGCACCGAAATCGCGAGAATTTACAAAAAACTCTGAATTGAACGAGAGATTGCTTGGGACTGTCACGACTCTGGCGTGGACTCAGGGTGGTAGCCACTTGCTCGATACCTGGAACAACGGCAACAAGGTGCGTCTCTCCAACGTGAGGGGTGATTCCATTGTGGAGACGAGTGCCCATGAGGGCGGAATGACAGCGGCTTATGCTCTTTCGGACGGCTCTCGGTTGGTCACAGCTGGAGTTGATGGCACAGTTGCCTTGTGGAACGAGTCAGGCCAGTTGCTACAGCGCTTCCGTTCCTCGGATCAGCCTATCGGCGTGCTAGCGCTGAGTGCTGGCGGTACTCGGATAGCAGGGGGCGATGCCTCAGGTGGAGTCTGGTTGTGGGATGTATCTTCTGGCAAGAGCCGTGTTTTAGGGCGCCATGAAGAACGCGTTTTCACGCTCTCCTTTTCTCCAGATGGGCACTATCTCGCCTCGGGAAGTGCAGACGGCGAATTGCGGTTGTGGGAACTGACCAATGGGGTAGGACGCACGGTTCATCGCCATCGGGGGGAATTGTCGGCCAGCGCCTTCTCTCCCGACAGTCACTTTCTTGCAGCGGGTGGTTCAGAAGGCACTTGGTTGCAACCACTCGATGGGAAAGAGGGGGAACTGTTGGAGTCGCTTTCTACAGGCACACTGCTGTTCTCTGCCGATGGAAAGCAGTTGTTTACCGGTGGGCCGTTTAGCGTGCTCATGCGATGGGATGTGGAGACGCGCAAACACTTAGGTTACCTCACGGAGGGCTTCGATCCCATATTCGACATGGCCCTCTCGCCAGATGGCCAGCGCTTGGCAACTGGCGACGTAGATGGATCTATACATTTATGGGACTTGCAGAGCGGCAAGGCCAGGGTCCTGCTGGGCCATGAAGGAGATGTCACTCGCGTAGCTTTTTCGCCTGATGGGCGCTATCTCGTATCCACCGGAATAGATGGCACCGTGCGGCTGTGGAAAGATGATCTGCCGCTTGGGGCGGAGGAGATCCGCGCATGGGTGCACGAAGCTGCCCAGAAATGGCCTGAGTGA
- a CDS encoding glutamate--cysteine ligase yields the protein MGLAIEREEFAPEDYRRFSQRLLENVEALRRLLSRPDFGVGPRTVGAELELFLVDSAGFPLPVNRQVLGQTMDPRVTLEIDRFNLETNLRPSPLAGRPFTALREEFEDTLREVRRAAATQGAHVVVTGILPTLREADLGSGALTGMPRYRALSAAIRRRRETPFQVAISGEDTLSLTWDDVTLEGANTSLQFHLRVEPAEFARMYNAAQLATAPVLAVSTNSPFFLGRRLWEETRVALFRQAVDDRGEPTEPGSSHARVTFGHGWAREGALELFSEVVALYAPLLPVVGAKSPLECLSRGELPGLDELRLHQSTVWSWNRAIYDPKCGGHLRIEFRALPAGPTVVDMVANGAFLLGLTLGLANQMDAMLPAMPFDSARGNFLRAAKQGMEATLLWPSESAPSPRPVPVAELVPRLLPVARRGLVEGGVDAEEADAMLGIIQARVAARRTGASWQRQVLAKLEKQMPKADALAALLERYRQHAESGAPVHEWPLD from the coding sequence ATGGGTCTGGCCATTGAACGCGAGGAATTCGCCCCCGAGGACTACCGGCGCTTCTCCCAGCGGCTGCTCGAGAACGTGGAGGCGTTGCGGCGGCTGCTGAGCCGCCCGGACTTTGGGGTCGGTCCGCGCACGGTGGGGGCGGAGCTGGAGCTGTTCTTGGTGGATTCGGCGGGCTTCCCCTTGCCGGTGAACCGCCAGGTGCTGGGGCAGACGATGGACCCCCGCGTGACGCTGGAGATCGACCGCTTCAACCTGGAGACCAACCTGCGGCCCTCACCGTTGGCGGGTCGGCCGTTCACGGCGCTGCGCGAGGAGTTCGAGGACACCCTGCGCGAGGTCCGCCGCGCCGCCGCCACCCAGGGCGCGCACGTGGTCGTCACGGGGATTCTTCCCACGCTGCGGGAGGCGGACCTGGGCAGTGGAGCGCTGACGGGCATGCCGCGGTACCGGGCGCTCTCAGCGGCCATCCGGCGGAGGCGGGAAACTCCCTTCCAGGTAGCCATCTCGGGCGAGGACACGCTGTCGCTTACCTGGGACGACGTGACGCTGGAGGGGGCGAACACGTCGCTGCAGTTCCACCTGCGAGTGGAGCCTGCGGAGTTCGCGCGGATGTACAACGCGGCGCAACTCGCGACGGCGCCGGTGCTGGCGGTATCGACCAACTCGCCGTTCTTCCTGGGCCGGAGGTTGTGGGAGGAAACACGGGTGGCGCTGTTCCGGCAGGCCGTGGACGACCGGGGCGAGCCGACGGAGCCGGGCTCTTCTCACGCGCGGGTGACGTTCGGCCATGGCTGGGCGCGCGAGGGGGCGCTGGAGCTGTTTTCGGAGGTGGTGGCACTGTACGCGCCCCTGTTGCCGGTGGTGGGCGCGAAGTCCCCACTGGAGTGCCTGTCGCGGGGGGAACTCCCGGGGCTGGATGAGCTGCGTCTCCATCAGAGCACTGTGTGGAGTTGGAACCGAGCCATCTACGACCCGAAGTGCGGGGGGCACCTGCGCATCGAGTTCCGCGCGCTGCCTGCGGGCCCCACGGTGGTGGACATGGTGGCCAACGGGGCGTTCCTGCTGGGGCTGACGTTGGGGCTGGCGAACCAGATGGACGCGATGCTGCCGGCGATGCCTTTCGATTCCGCACGGGGGAACTTCCTCCGGGCGGCGAAGCAGGGCATGGAAGCGACGCTGCTGTGGCCTTCGGAGTCGGCGCCCTCGCCTCGGCCAGTGCCCGTCGCCGAGTTGGTTCCGAGGCTGTTACCGGTGGCGCGGCGCGGGCTGGTGGAGGGAGGCGTGGACGCCGAGGAGGCCGACGCGATGCTAGGCATCATCCAGGCCCGCGTGGCGGCACGGCGCACGGGAGCGAGTTGGCAGCGCCAGGTGCTCGCGAAGCTGGAGAAACAGATGCCCAAGGCAGACGCGCTCGCCGCGCTTCTGGAGCGCTACCGCCAGCACGCCGAGTCCGGAGCCCCCGTGCACGAATGGCCACTTGACTGA
- a CDS encoding adenylate/guanylate cyclase domain-containing protein, whose product MKASYTLPAEPSLEELRMLRHLHRTLDELVEESLKNREGLQQTFDRCFPRVLELTDARAIALSTRNEELAEQTWHEGPWGERHPSGLLQEASGVRRLEEGTLVTQPLDVVGTRVGSIGMLFPGDHTGVLESARISRILETVAELLDTVLCLVHTAAEKQHLIIQCNQHLSNPVFEVGMDQAVLALSQRVRLPGFLLLYRDAVRPQMLHYRTWRHGHLEYESTERPGPHLERLIQKHGPELLTGVDGSLRQLFGQARGRTSEVVLISGSSSGDLLGKIVLWSDEGFSSYTMEIVRVLASGLSQRLLDYNRERIHLSQFFRTNTIDELLRDPAYANHLRPQDQEVGILFADINSFTRICEQGFDSPKSIARFVDEWSARVVDFIWEHGGVFDKMVGDCVIGLFGPPFFETSREQRAEAVLRAAHDIQQYTASLSAREEVMALCKKVQLPGLGVAIGVNLAHVNCGLLGPNRNYTAFSTGMNQTARLQSLGGFRETLVMEGARHALAESTDAWVKGLQFGPLTETPVKNVGQPLRYYKLM is encoded by the coding sequence ATGAAAGCGTCGTACACGCTGCCCGCGGAGCCCTCGTTGGAGGAGCTCCGGATGTTGCGCCACCTCCATCGCACCCTCGATGAACTGGTGGAGGAGAGCCTCAAGAACCGCGAGGGTCTGCAGCAGACCTTCGATCGGTGCTTCCCGCGCGTCCTGGAGCTGACGGACGCTCGCGCCATCGCCCTCAGCACGCGCAACGAGGAGCTGGCCGAGCAGACGTGGCACGAGGGCCCCTGGGGCGAGCGCCACCCCAGCGGGTTGTTGCAAGAGGCCAGCGGCGTGCGGCGCCTGGAGGAGGGGACGCTCGTCACCCAGCCACTGGACGTGGTGGGCACCCGCGTGGGCTCCATCGGCATGCTCTTCCCCGGGGACCACACCGGCGTGTTGGAGTCGGCGCGCATCTCCCGGATTCTGGAGACGGTGGCCGAGCTGCTCGACACCGTGCTGTGCCTCGTGCACACCGCGGCGGAGAAGCAACACCTCATCATCCAGTGCAACCAGCACCTGTCCAACCCTGTCTTCGAGGTGGGGATGGATCAGGCGGTGCTGGCGTTGTCGCAGCGGGTGCGGCTGCCTGGCTTCCTGCTGCTGTACCGGGACGCGGTGCGCCCGCAGATGCTGCACTACCGCACCTGGCGCCACGGCCACCTGGAGTACGAGAGCACCGAGCGCCCCGGCCCGCACCTGGAGCGCCTCATCCAGAAGCACGGCCCGGAGCTCCTCACGGGCGTGGATGGTTCGCTGCGCCAGCTCTTCGGCCAGGCCCGGGGGCGTACCTCGGAGGTGGTGCTCATCTCTGGCTCCTCCTCGGGCGACCTGCTCGGGAAGATCGTCCTGTGGAGCGACGAGGGCTTCTCCTCGTACACCATGGAGATTGTCCGGGTGCTGGCCTCGGGCCTCAGCCAACGCCTGCTGGACTACAACCGCGAGCGCATCCACCTGTCGCAGTTCTTCCGCACCAACACCATCGACGAACTGCTGAGAGACCCGGCCTACGCCAACCACCTGCGGCCGCAGGATCAGGAGGTGGGCATCCTCTTCGCGGACATCAACAGCTTCACCCGCATCTGCGAGCAGGGCTTCGACAGCCCCAAGAGCATTGCCCGCTTCGTGGATGAGTGGAGCGCGCGCGTGGTGGACTTCATCTGGGAGCACGGCGGCGTGTTCGACAAGATGGTGGGCGACTGCGTCATCGGCCTGTTTGGCCCGCCCTTCTTCGAGACGAGCCGCGAGCAGCGCGCCGAGGCCGTGCTGCGCGCCGCGCACGACATCCAGCAGTACACCGCGTCGCTTAGCGCCCGGGAGGAAGTGATGGCGCTGTGCAAGAAGGTGCAACTGCCCGGGCTGGGCGTGGCCATCGGCGTGAACCTGGCGCACGTCAACTGCGGCCTGCTCGGGCCCAACCGGAACTACACGGCCTTCTCCACGGGGATGAACCAGACGGCGCGCCTGCAGTCGCTCGGAGGCTTCCGCGAGACGCTGGTGATGGAGGGCGCGCGCCATGCGCTGGCCGAGTCCACGGATGCCTGGGTGAAGGGGCTGCAGTTCGGTCCGCTCACGGAGACGCCCGTGAAGAACGTGGGCCAGCCCCTGCGCTACTACAAGCTCATGTGA